The nucleotide sequence TTCTTTTTTGCTTCCTTACGAATAATGACAATCCGTTGCAATACGATAAAAACAAACAACAGACAAGCAACCGCGATCTTAGTCCACCATGAACTGAGCGTCCCCTCAAACATAATCAATGTCTGGATGATTCCCTGAATTAATACCCCAAATAAGGTCCCGCTCAAAAAACCCACACCACCGGTAAGCGGTGTGCCGCCAATGACCGCCGAGGCAATAGCATCCATTTCCAGACCCACACAATGCAGGCCATAACCGCTCAGCATATAGAAGCTGAATACCACACCGGCCAGAGCCGAGCAAAAACCATTCAGCGTATAGACCAGAATTTTGGTTTTTGCTACCGGCAAGCCCATCAGCAGGGCGGAATGTTCACCACCGCCGATAGCATACACCGTCCGGCCGAACTTAGTGAAATTCGCCAGATATAAAGCAGCCAGCAAGGTGACCAAAGCGATGACCACACTTAACGAAATGAAGGTATCAAATGGCAGCGGAATGCGGTACTGGGACATCAGCTGATAAAAGGGATCGCTAATCGTAATTGTTTCGGTGCTGATGATATAACACAGGCCGCGCGCAAAAAACATACCGGCCAGCGTTACAATAAACGGCTGGATGCGAAAGAAGTGGATGATGCTGCCCATTGTAACACCGAACAGCGCTCCCATGGCCAGCATCAGCGGAATGACGAGCCACGGACTAACCTGCCTGATTTCCACCAGATAGGCCGACAGCATGCAGACCAAGGCAATGACGGCGCCCACCGAAATGTCAATGCCGCCACTGATCAGTACGAAGGTCATACCGATAGCGGTGATAATCAGAAAAGAATTATCGATGAATAAGTTAAGAAATACCTGCAGCGAGAAAAAGCCCCGATAGGTCACCGAACCGGCCGTAAACAATAAAATAAACAGCAACGTTGTGATCAGGGGAGTTATGTATTTATTGTTTAAGTGCAGCTTTTTCATGCACAACCCCTCCTGTTTTATTCAATTTTCCAAACACGATGGTTTGAAACGCTTCCGATTGTATGAGGCAGATGATAATAACAACCAAGGATTTCACCACCAGTGTAACCTCCGGCGGAACACCGATCGCGTAAATAGTTGTGGTAATACTTTGAATAACCAGGGCGCCAATTACACTGCCCCAAATCGAAAACCGGCCGCCATTTAGTGAATTACCCCCTAAGGCTACGGCCAAAATCGCATCCATTTCAATAAATAATCCGGCATTATTACTGTCGGCGCACTTCACGTTGGAACTGATTATCATACCGGCGATGCCGGCACATAAGCCGCAGAACACGTACACGGCGAAAATGATATTTTTTACCTGCAGCCCGGAAAATCGGCTGGCAGTTGGATTAATCCCCACAGCGGCAATAAACAGACCCAGGGCAGTTTTGCGCACCGCATACATAGCTAACCCCAGTACGGCGGCCACAATCCAAATCGAAAAGGGTAACCCCAGCAAGTAACCGCCGCCGATATAGTGAAATGGTTTATAATAAATGGTAATAATTTGTCCTTCGGTTAACAGCTGCGCCATCCCCCGGCCGGCCACCAGCAAAATCAAGGTTGCCACAATGGGCTGGATGCCAAGTCTGGCCACCATCAGACCGTTCCAGGCCCCCAGCAGCAATGCCGTCAGCAGGGTGAGACCGATAGCCAGCGGAAAGGGCACCAAGGTCACATATTGCTGTACACCGTCGACAAACACCAGTTTCCCGCCAATTAAGGTGGCAGCAACCGCCCCGGCGATGGCAATCACCGATCCAACCGATATATCAATACCCTTGGTGGCAATGACCAGCGTCATCCCAATAGCTAACAGCATGAGTGGCGCCGCCCGGTTAAGAATATCGATCAAGCTGCCAAATAAATGGCCATCCTTGATTTCCAGCCTTAGAAAACCGGGTGTGAAGAAAAAGTTAAAAAGGAGCACAAACCCCAGGGCAACCAGCGGCCAAAAAAGCTGAGATTTTGAGACCTTCCCATACAATGTGTTTATTTTATCCATATGATTGCACCCCTGCTATGGTCTGCATAACCATGCTTTCCGTCAGTTCATCGCCGGCCAGTTCCGCAATTTTCAACCGGTCCCGAAAGACCGCCATACGATGGCAGCAGCGCAGCATTTCATCCAACTCGGAAGAAATAAACAAGACCGCCATTCCCTCACCGGCCAGCTTGACAATCAGCTTTTGAATTTCCGTCTTGGTACCGACATCGATACCACGGGTAGGCTCATCCAAAATTAACAGCCGCGGTTCGGTCAACAGCCAGCGAGCCAGCAGTACTTTCTGCTGATTGCCACCGCTTAAGTTTTTGATCAATTGCTGACTGCCCGGTGTGCTGATATTTAGCAATTTTATATATTTATCGACTATCTGCTCCTGCTGCTGGCGGGTAAGATATCGGTGCCAGCCCCGTTTGGCCTGCAGGGCAAGAATCATATTTTCTCTCACTGTCAAGGCATCAATGATACCCTCCTGCTTGCGGTCTTCCGGGCAAAAACCAAACCCGTACTGTACGGCATCCCTTGACGATGCCAGCGTGACAGGAATGTTATCAATGTATAATTCACCACTGTCCGCCCGGTCAATGCCAAACAGCACCCGGGCAGTCTCCGTGCGGCCGGACCCCAACAATCCGGCCAGCCCCAATACTTCACCGCTGTGGACATCCAGATCGAAGGGATGAATTTT is from Propionispora vibrioides and encodes:
- the yjfF gene encoding galactofuranose ABC transporter, permease protein YjfF — translated: MKKLHLNNKYITPLITTLLFILLFTAGSVTYRGFFSLQVFLNLFIDNSFLIITAIGMTFVLISGGIDISVGAVIALVCMLSAYLVEIRQVSPWLVIPLMLAMGALFGVTMGSIIHFFRIQPFIVTLAGMFFARGLCYIISTETITISDPFYQLMSQYRIPLPFDTFISLSVVIALVTLLAALYLANFTKFGRTVYAIGGGEHSALLMGLPVAKTKILVYTLNGFCSALAGVVFSFYMLSGYGLHCVGLEMDAIASAVIGGTPLTGGVGFLSGTLFGVLIQGIIQTLIMFEGTLSSWWTKIAVACLLFVFIVLQRIVIIRKEAKKNLVSNE
- a CDS encoding ABC transporter permease, which produces MDKINTLYGKVSKSQLFWPLVALGFVLLFNFFFTPGFLRLEIKDGHLFGSLIDILNRAAPLMLLAIGMTLVIATKGIDISVGSVIAIAGAVAATLIGGKLVFVDGVQQYVTLVPFPLAIGLTLLTALLLGAWNGLMVARLGIQPIVATLILLVAGRGMAQLLTEGQIITIYYKPFHYIGGGYLLGLPFSIWIVAAVLGLAMYAVRKTALGLFIAAVGINPTASRFSGLQVKNIIFAVYVFCGLCAGIAGMIISSNVKCADSNNAGLFIEMDAILAVALGGNSLNGGRFSIWGSVIGALVIQSITTTIYAIGVPPEVTLVVKSLVVIIICLIQSEAFQTIVFGKLNKTGGVVHEKAALKQ